In Lolium rigidum isolate FL_2022 chromosome 7, APGP_CSIRO_Lrig_0.1, whole genome shotgun sequence, the DNA window ttatcctacgtggcatTACTAAGATATCACCATTATACATGTTCTAAGCATCCTTCCGTAACAAATTGTCCGTAGACATAGCATTATTGGCCTAAGCATCCTCGTGACTTGCTCGCTGCCCCTCATCTAGATGTCCGGAAAATAAAGGGTGTGCTTGATTCAGCTGGACGGAAGGTCAAACGCACACACCTACTGGAATAGTGGACCGATAGGTGAGAGACAACAGTTCCATTGAAGTCCACTCTGGTTGACCGTTCTAGACGTGCGCGCTGTACGGTGCGGCTGCGTGCACCACTCGAGACTCGAGACCAACGCTCGCACGCCATGCACGAGCACCGCGCGTCCACACACTCCTCTCAACTCTCATCTCGCTCCTCAACCTGTTCGAGCCAAGGCCAAAATCTGACGGGCACCCCTTGGTCTGCTGCTCCCTTCACGCCCACGCGCCGACACCTCCACGACCCACCCCATTCCAAAGCTACCCTACGCCTACGCGCTTTCCCCTGTCCCACTCCCACCGCCGGCCACCGGCCACCACCTTTGCCCAGCCGCCTCCTTTTATAACGCCTACCAGCCTCTGCACCATTTCCCATTCTCATTCCCTGCTACCAGACCTCTACTCCCCGCTTGCACACCAGCGTTGCACCACTGATCCACTACACCATGGACGCCCTCGCCTGCGTCGCGCCGCCCGCGCTGCTCTCCCGCTCCTTCGCCGACGCCGCCATCACCCGCGCGCTCCACTTCTCCCTCTCCGCCACCGGCCGCTCCCCCGTCCCCGACCCGCCCTCCACCCTCGGCGCCGCCTGCAGCGCGGCTCCCACAACGGGCGCCTCGCCCGCCTTCTGCGTGCCCGCGCCACCCCTGGCGGCGCCGGCCGCGCGCTGCAAGCTCGGGCCCTCGGGCGggcgcgcggggaagcggcggccgCGCCCGTCCAAGCGCGTGCCCACCACGTACATCAGCGCCGACGCCGCCACCTTCCGCCTCATGGTGCAGCACGTCACCGGCGCCGGCCCCGACCCGCAGCTCCACGCCGACGCCGCCCTCGCTCTCCTCATGCCGCCCTTCGGCGTGGACCACCTGCTGCCTTCGGACCCCGCGGCGGCCGCGGCACACGTCGCAGCCTACGCGCTCCCGCGTCCGGAGGCGGCCGAGCCGCCGTGCTTCCCCACGCTCGACTCCTGGAACgtcatctacgacaagaactagctCGTCTGGGACTCAAAGGAATAcgctttgtacaggcagcatgcAGCTGATGATCGATGGCGCCGTCGTGGGTGGCTTTGTGATCTAGTGGAGTATTTCCTTCTCTGGCTGTGGTAGAACGGTAGAGAAGGTGTAGTGATGTATGCCAGTGCGAGAACTACCAGTACGCGGCGTGCGTGCTCGTGTGGGAGTGTTGCAATGCAGCCAACTTTGCTAATGTACGTCAGGTTTCAGGCGCTCCTTGTCTCTTCACTGGTTGCTCTTGCTGATTCCACTTCTCTGTGGTTATTGCCGTTGGATACATAGGCGTGATTCGTGTTTTTTAATGGCAGATCCGTGGATTTCTTTTTGTTAGGATTGGAACAAATCACCTACAAATTTTTGGCTCTAAGTTCACACTTCACGGTCGCAACACCAATGTTTTGTCCAACAAAAATACTGAACCAATTAACAATTTTCGTATTAATTTAGTCCAAGTAAAATATCATGATAGTACCATTTCTAACATTGTCTACCATACGCCAAACTAGATATTCAAGAGAAAACCTAGGTAGTATGGGAAGAGTCACGAGTTGGTCGATTGTGTGAGAACTAGTGCCAGGTACTAGTGGTATGTACGTGCCACGCCATAGCTCCTTgtctaagtggaagttcaacttaacagtcttcaCTCACGTGTATGTATATAAACAGTGATTGAAACTACTACGTTATCTGAGGTGCTTCTGAGAATTGGTTGGGGATTGTTGGATATAGATAGGCATCTATCGAGCATTTAGCCTGcaatttctgaaatctcaaggcccaccaTATTAGTAGCTTGGGGACTGTCGTAGACTACGGCAGATGTCATGAGATGGCTTAAGTAGAGAGGTGGAGCCTGTATGAACTACAGTGGAATCCGGATGCGAgattgggcacgagcgacacggcgacgtacttaGGTTTAAGGCCTTGtgtggaggtaacacccctactcctcCTAATATTACTATATGTGATATGCGAGCTACAATGATGCTTCTTGAGTTGTGTTCGACTGAGCGAGAGGGACGAACAAAGATATTGTTCCTCTCTCGATGGACTGGTGTGTGGAGAATGAATCGACTCCTCCCCCCCCAGGGGCT includes these proteins:
- the LOC124670375 gene encoding calmodulin-binding protein 25-like encodes the protein MDALACVAPPALLSRSFADAAITRALHFSLSATGRSPVPDPPSTLGAACSAAPTTGASPAFCVPAPPLAAPAARCKLGPSGGRAGKRRPRPSKRVPTTYISADAATFRLMVQHVTGAGPDPQLHADAALALLMPPFGVDHLLPSDPAAAAAHVAAYALPRPEAAEPPCFPTLDSWNVIYDKN